TCAACGCGTTGTAGATCCGCTCCCGGATCAGGGAGACGTCGGTGCGGATCCCGGAGAGTTTGAGCAGGGGCTTTTCGTAAGGGTCGTGGAGGATGTGGAAGAGCCGGCGGCGGGGGCGCAGCTCCTCGGACACCCCTTCGATCGCCTCGTGGAGGAGGCGATCGAAGAAGCGCAGCTCGAGCACCTGGATGTTCAGGAACTCGAGCACCTCCGCCGTGTCCTGGAACTTCGGGTCGTAAACGAAGGCGGCGTTCCACTCCGCGAGGAACAGGTCGTTGTCGAAGTACCGGATCGGGGTGCGGACGATTTCAGCGACCGCCGCTTCGCTCAGTTCCCCCCGTTCGAGGGTCAGCAGGCGCGCGATCTCCCGCGGAAGACGGGCGAGCGCCTCCGTCCCGCTCAATCCCGGGGAGAATCCGCCCACGTGCCACACGCAATATTCTTCCACGAGGTCCGCGAACATCGGGCGGGAGACGGCGGGGCGGATCCGCTCGAACAGTCGCTGTGCCGCATCCCGGGCGAACTTCTCCATCCCGTTTTCCGAGGCGAGGGAAAGTGCGATCTCCGCGTACTCATCGAGGGAGAGATCTTCGAGGGGGAGGGTGAGCGTCACGGAGAGGGCCCCGAAGTCGAAGATCTTCATCGTCGCGTCGAGTGAGAAGGTTTTCCCGGAAACGGTGATGGGAACCGCCCCGGCGGGCACCGTGAGCGGCCTCGGCCGATACTGAAGGTGTGCGGGCGCCGGGCGCAGGCCGGCGATCCCCGGGGAGTCGGACGCCTCGCAGAGGGCGCGCGCCTCCTCCAGCGCGATCTCGAAGCCCGCGTCGTAGGCGTAGAAGAAGAACAGGTGCCCGGATGCCACGCGGATGCCGCTCACGGCGAACCTCCGATCAGGGATGGGAAGAGGTTGTACAGAAAGTGGAGGGCCGTCGGGACGTACACGTTCCCCGATCTTTTTCTTCCCCATCCGAGGAGAAGCGCGGGGAAGAAGGTCAGCAGGCGGAACGGAGACGGGGCGATCGCGAAGTGGCCGATGGCGAAGAGCAGGGCGACGGGCAACACCGGTTCCCGCCCCGCCTCCTCGAAGGCGTCGTACAGGTACCCCCGGAAGAAGATCTCCTCGGGCAGGGCGACCAGCAGCAGATGGTGGGCGGCCATCTCCGCCGTCAGGGGAACGGTCCCGTGGTACGGGGAGATCGCCGGGGGCAGGGGAAGCCGCACGAACAGGAAGAAGGCGATCGCCCCCGCGCCGGCGAGCAGCGCGAAGAACGCAACGCTCCTGCCGGGGTCCGTCGCGCGAGCCCACGCCGGGAAACCGCGGCGCCAATACCGGGGGAGGGGGGCGTACAGGAACAGCGCGGCGGCGAGAAGCGACGGGGAGAAAAAAGGCGCCGGGGGCAGGGAAAGGGACAACCGGACCGCCGCGATCACGGCGACGAAGACGAGCAGCGGTTTCACCGGGAACGGGTTACGGTCAGCCACGGCCCCTCCCTCATCCCGCCGGGCGGATCCGGGAGAACAGGTCGGGGAAGCGGTCGACGGTGAAGTCGGGCGGGTGCTCGGCGAACCCGGATGCTCCCAGGCCATAGGTGACGCCGCAGGTCAGCGCGCCGGCCGCCCTTCCCGCCTGCACGTCGTTGCGGGAATCCCCGACCATGATCGCTTCCTGCGCCTCGACCCCCGCTTCCCGGAGGATGTGGAGCAACCCCTCCGGGTCGGGCTTCTTGGTGCCGAAGCTGTCCCCTCCGCCCACCTCGAAGAAGTAGCCGTCGAGGGAGAGCCCCGAAAGGATCTCCCGGGTCATCGCCGCTCCCTTGTTCGTCAGCACCGCCATCCGGTAGATGCCCGTCCATTTTCTCAGCGCCCCGACTACCCCCGGATACGCCCGGGTGGTGTCCAGCAGATGCCTCTGATAATACGCGAGGAACCGGTCGAGGACCTCGGGGAGCAGGTCGGCCTTTGCCGTCGGCAGGGCACGCCGGATCAGCGCGGAAGCCCCGTCTCCGACGTACGAGTAGATCACCGGGTTCGGGAAGGGAGGGAGATCGAACGACTCGAGCGCCACGTTCACGGCGTTCGCGAGATCCTCCTTCGAATCCACCAACGTCCCGTCCAGGTCGAAGACCAGCAGTCGCGCGGCGTAATTCATTCGGCCATTGTAGTGAAAAACGGTGGCTTGTGCATTGTGGGCGCTGCGGCTCCGCCGGACCCCCCTGCGTCGTGCATGATTGACAGTCCGCGCACTTTACGCGGAGAATGAACCCCGTCGATTTTCCTTGAGGAGTTGGTTCATGGAACGGTTTTGGGAGCGCGTCCGTACGCAGGCGATGTCGGGGGAGGGGATCGGCAGGGAGGATGCCCTTGCGGTCCTTTCCCTTGACAACGGCGCCCTGTGGCGGCTGCTTGACGTCACCGAGTCCGTCCGCCGCCGGTTCAAGGGGGACGGGATCCGCCTTTGCTCCATCGTCAACGCGAAGTCCGGGCTCTGCTCGGAGGATTGCTCCTTTTGCGCGCAGTCCCGCCGTTCCGACGCCGGGATCGGGATATACCCCCTCCTGTCCGGGGAGGAGATCTTCCGGGAAGCGGCGGCGGCGAAGGAGCGCGGGGCCCGGGAATTCTCGATCGTCGCCTCCGGCCTCGCGATGCGGAATCGGGAGGAACTGACCCGCGTCGGGGATGCGGTGGATCGGATCCGGACGGAGCTGGGGCTGGAAACGTGCGTGAGCCTCGGGACCCTCCCCCCGTCGGACGTGGAGTATCTCCTGTCGCGGGGGCTGCGGTCGGTTCACCACAACCTGGAGACGTCCCGCTCCTTCTTTCCGAAGGTGTGCACCACCCACGATTACGAGGAGGACGTGGCGGCGGTGCGGGCGGCGAAGGCGGCGGGAGCGTGGGTCTGCTGCGGCGGGATCTTCGGGCTGGGCGAGTCCCCGGAAGACCGCGTGGAGCTGGCCTTGACGCTGCGGGAACTCGAGGTCGACTCCATCCCCGTCAACTTCCTGAACCCCGTCCCCGGCACGCCGTTGGAGGGGCGCAGGGAATTGTCCCCGAGCGACTGCCTTCGCATCATCGCCATGCTGCGCCTGACGAACCCGACGCGGGAGATCATCGTCTGCGGGGGGCGCGAGGTGAACCTGCGCGACCTGCAGGCGCTGATGTTCGCCGCGGGGGCCACCGGGACGATGGTGGGGAACTACCTGACGACGGCGGGGCGCCCGGCGGAGGAGGACTTGCGGATGCTGCGCGACCTCGGGCTCACCCCGCGTTCCTGACCCCGGAACCGGCGACCACGTGGACGACGAGGAAGGAGACGAAGTAGAGCCCAAGCAGCGGCATCACCATCAGCGTCATGTTGTAGACGTCGGGCGTGGGGGTGATGACCGCCGCGAGGACCGTGCAGAGCAGGATGGCGTGCCTCCAGCGGTTTTGGAAGAATGCCGGCTTCAGCCATCCGAGCTTCGCGAGGAAGAACGAGAGCAGCGGCGCCTGGAAGGAGAGCCCGAGGGCGATCAGCATCGTGCCGCAGAAGGAAATGAACTTTTTCGCTGAGATGAGCGCCCGAACGTCGCGGGTCTCGAACCCCACGAGGAAGCCGATCCCCGCCGGCAGCAACACGAAGTAGCCCAGCAGCACCCCGCACGCAAAGAGCGCCACCGCGACGGCGATGACCGGGCCGCCCCACCGCCGCCACGCCGGGACGCGGGGGAGGATCAGGCGTCGCCAAAGCAGGTACCCCGCGACGGGCAGCGTCAGGACGAAGGCGCAGTAAAGGGACAAGGTCGCAAGGGCGATGAACCCCTCCTCCGGGGAGTAGGAGACGAGCTTCTTCCCCAGCAAGCGCACGAGCACCAGCAGCACCCGCTCCGAGAAGGCGAAACAGAGTCCGGCGAGGGCGAGGAAGAGGACGGCGCACGCCGCGATCCCCTTCCGTGCCTTCTCGACCTCGGCGATGATCGTGGTGACCTTGTTGTCCACCCTGCGGTATTTCCTTCGGGACGCGGAGTCCGATCGGCTTTCGGAACCATCTTACCGCAGGGAACGGTTCCCAAGGAAAGGAGACTCCCCATGCCCAGGTTCGACGCCGGGTACGTGCCCCGCTCTGCGATGGCGATCTACGCCCACCCCGACGACATCGAGTTCACCGTCGCCGGGACGGTCGCGAAATGGGCCCGCGCGGGGTGCGAGGTGACCTTCGTCCTCATCACGAGCGGGAACGCTGGAACGCACGATCGGAAGTTCACGCGGAAGAGCCTCGCGCGGGTACGCGAACGGGAGGAGCGGGAATCCGCCCGGATCCTCGGCGCCGCCCGGGTCGTCTTCCTGGGTTACGGCGACTGCGAGCTCGTCCCGACCCTTGCGCTGCGGAAGGAGTTGGTCCGCCGGATCCGACGGCACCGCCCCGAGGTCGTGTTGTGCAACGACCCCCAGGCCCTCTTCTTCGGCGACCGGTACATCAACCACCCGGACCACCTCGCGGCGGGAAAGGCGGCGCTCGAAGCGGTCTTCCCCTGCGCGGAGATGGAGCTCCTGTGGCCCGGCGCGGGCCTTCCGCACAAGGTCCACGCCGTCTACGTCAGCTCGACCACCGCTCCCGACACCTGGATCGACGTGACGGAGACGATCGACGCGAAGATCGCGGCGCTGTCGGCGCACCGGAGTCAATTGGGGGACCGGGACATCGCCCCCTATATCGTCGGACGGGCGAGGGAGGAGGCGCGTCGGGCGCCGAAGGCCGCCGCGAAGAGGGGAACCCGCCGGCCGAAGCTCGCGGAGGCGTTCCGCGTCATGCGGTTACTCCGTGAGGAGAAATAACACCGGATGCTGGTTTGTGGGTTGTGGGCGAGGGACACTCCTCCAACCGCAATACCGACAACCTCCAGGAATGTCCCTCGAAAGCGCCTGCACCTAACAGTGGCTCCTTACTGCCGTACCATACGCAGCAAAGATCCCCCGGTGGATGGTGTCGGGGTTACTCCGTGACGCGGTGCTTGAGGTGCCGGCGGACGTACCAGACGACTCCCGCCACGAGGACCGCGCCGATCAGCAGGTCGAACCGGTGGAAATATTCCCGCAGCGTCGGCCATTTTTCGCCCAGCACCATGCCGAGGTACGCCAGGCCGAGGCACCACGGGAACGACCCGGCGAAGGTGTAGAGGATGAACCGCTTCATGTCCATCCGCGCCACCCCGGCGGGGAAGGCGATGAAGGTGCGGACCACGGGGAGCAGGCGCGCGAAGAACACGGTCGCCTCGCCGTGGCGGGTGAACCACCGGTCGGCCAGGTCGAGGTCGTGGCGGGACATGAGGATGTACTTTCCGTACTTCTCGATGAGGGGGCGGCCGCCGTACATCCCGAGGTAGTACGCCGGTATCGATCCCACGATGCAGCCGAACGTGCCGGCCAGCGCCACCGACCAGAGGGTGTGCACCCCCTTGGTAACGAGGTACCCGGCGAACGGCATGATCACTTCGGACGGCAGGGGGATGCACGCCGACTCGATCGCCATCAACAGGACGATGCCGGGCAGGCCGAGAGACGAGATGACGAAGATGACGAAGCCCGCGAGGGCTTCGAGGATGCGCGTTACCATCGGTTCACTCCCGGGAGAAGGATAACAACGTTGCGGTTCACCCCACCGTGATGAACGGCGGGCCGATGGAGAGGGTCGGCTGGGCGTCCCCGACGGGGACCCCCTGGCCGTCCTTGCCGCACGTGCCGATGCCGAACCCGAGGTCGGATCCGACGCGGTCGATCATCGAGAGAACCTCGGGGCCGTTCCCCGTGATCGTCGCTCCGCGGACCGGCTCCCCGCGCTTCCCGCCTTCGATCCGGTACCCCTCCGCCACCTCGAACATGAAGTCGCCCGTGACGGTGTTCACCTGACCGCCCCCCATTTTGACGACGAGCAGGCCGCGGTCGGCCCCGGACAGGATCGCTTCCGGCGGGGTGCTTCCCGGAAGGATGAGCGTGTTCGTCATGCGCGGGATCGGCTTGTGCCGGTACGATTCCCTCCGGCCGTTCCCCGTCGGGGGGACGCCGTCCTTCATCGCCGACAGGCGGTCGTGGAGAAATCCCTTCAGGATCCCGCCATCGACCAGCACGGTCCGCTCCCCCGGGGTTCCCTCGTCGTCCATGCCGAAGGACCCCCGCTTCCCCGGCAGCGTTGCGTCGTCCACGATGGAGACGAGCGGACTTCCGACCCGCTCTCCCAACTTCTCCTTGTAGACCGACATCCCGCGTCGCGCCAGGTCCGCCTCGAGGCCGTGCCCGACCGCCTCGTGAACCATCGTCCCTCCCGCTTCGGAGGAGAGGACGACCGGCATCGGCCCGCCGGGGAGCTTCGCCGCGTGGAGCGCCCGCACTGCCCTGCCCGCGGCCTTGCGCGCCAGTTCCTCGGGAACCCCGTCCCCGAGGAACTCCATCCCCTCCGTTCCCCCGGCGGATTCGTACCCCATCGTCAGCCCGGCGCCGTCCCCCGCCACGACCTGGACGGCGAGGACGCAGTACGTCTGCTCCTCGCGGACGAAGACGCCGGGGTGGGCGACAACCTCGATGCGGCGCAGCGACTCCGACCAGGTCGCCCGGACCTGCCGCACCTCCCGGGAGAATCCCCTCGCGATCCGGTCGACCTCCCGCACCAGCGCGACCTTCCCGTCGATCCCCCGCGCTGCCGGCGGCACACGGATGACGGTCGGCCCACGGACCGACCGCGCCGACGCGGGAAGCGTCACCGCGACGCCGTCCCCCTCCGCGTAGCGGGAGAGGTCGTTCGAAACGCCGAGAAGGGATTCGGCCGACCGGTCGTTCGTGTAGGCGTAGTACGTTTTTCCGCGGAAGAGGAGGCGAACGCCGATCCCGGCGTCGGTTCCCGAAACGACCCGCTCGATCCGGCCATCTTCCATGAGGACGGTGAGGGACCGGGCTTCCTCGAAAAACAGTTCCCCGTGCTCCC
This genomic window from Deltaproteobacteria bacterium contains:
- a CDS encoding CPBP family intramembrane metalloprotease, translated to MADRNPFPVKPLLVFVAVIAAVRLSLSLPPAPFFSPSLLAAALFLYAPLPRYWRRGFPAWARATDPGRSVAFFALLAGAGAIAFFLFVRLPLPPAISPYHGTVPLTAEMAAHHLLLVALPEEIFFRGYLYDAFEEAGREPVLPVALLFAIGHFAIAPSPFRLLTFFPALLLGWGRKRSGNVYVPTALHFLYNLFPSLIGGSP
- a CDS encoding HAD-IA family hydrolase; amino-acid sequence: MNYAARLLVFDLDGTLVDSKEDLANAVNVALESFDLPPFPNPVIYSYVGDGASALIRRALPTAKADLLPEVLDRFLAYYQRHLLDTTRAYPGVVGALRKWTGIYRMAVLTNKGAAMTREILSGLSLDGYFFEVGGGDSFGTKKPDPEGLLHILREAGVEAQEAIMVGDSRNDVQAGRAAGALTCGVTYGLGASGFAEHPPDFTVDRFPDLFSRIRPAG
- the bioB gene encoding biotin synthase BioB, giving the protein MERFWERVRTQAMSGEGIGREDALAVLSLDNGALWRLLDVTESVRRRFKGDGIRLCSIVNAKSGLCSEDCSFCAQSRRSDAGIGIYPLLSGEEIFREAAAAKERGAREFSIVASGLAMRNREELTRVGDAVDRIRTELGLETCVSLGTLPPSDVEYLLSRGLRSVHHNLETSRSFFPKVCTTHDYEEDVAAVRAAKAAGAWVCCGGIFGLGESPEDRVELALTLRELEVDSIPVNFLNPVPGTPLEGRRELSPSDCLRIIAMLRLTNPTREIIVCGGREVNLRDLQALMFAAGATGTMVGNYLTTAGRPAEEDLRMLRDLGLTPRS
- a CDS encoding twin-arginine translocase subunit TatC, whose product is MDNKVTTIIAEVEKARKGIAACAVLFLALAGLCFAFSERVLLVLVRLLGKKLVSYSPEEGFIALATLSLYCAFVLTLPVAGYLLWRRLILPRVPAWRRWGGPVIAVAVALFACGVLLGYFVLLPAGIGFLVGFETRDVRALISAKKFISFCGTMLIALGLSFQAPLLSFFLAKLGWLKPAFFQNRWRHAILLCTVLAAVITPTPDVYNMTLMVMPLLGLYFVSFLVVHVVAGSGVRNAG
- a CDS encoding PIG-L family deacetylase, which produces MPRFDAGYVPRSAMAIYAHPDDIEFTVAGTVAKWARAGCEVTFVLITSGNAGTHDRKFTRKSLARVREREERESARILGAARVVFLGYGDCELVPTLALRKELVRRIRRHRPEVVLCNDPQALFFGDRYINHPDHLAAGKAALEAVFPCAEMELLWPGAGLPHKVHAVYVSSTTAPDTWIDVTETIDAKIAALSAHRSQLGDRDIAPYIVGRAREEARRAPKAAAKRGTRRPKLAEAFRVMRLLREEK
- a CDS encoding DedA family protein; this encodes MVTRILEALAGFVIFVISSLGLPGIVLLMAIESACIPLPSEVIMPFAGYLVTKGVHTLWSVALAGTFGCIVGSIPAYYLGMYGGRPLIEKYGKYILMSRHDLDLADRWFTRHGEATVFFARLLPVVRTFIAFPAGVARMDMKRFILYTFAGSFPWCLGLAYLGMVLGEKWPTLREYFHRFDLLIGAVLVAGVVWYVRRHLKHRVTE
- a CDS encoding TldD/PmbA family protein, encoding MSEAAALSELPVSRILSSLLSRGGEHGELFFEEARSLTVLMEDGRIERVVSGTDAGIGVRLLFRGKTYYAYTNDRSAESLLGVSNDLSRYAEGDGVAVTLPASARSVRGPTVIRVPPAARGIDGKVALVREVDRIARGFSREVRQVRATWSESLRRIEVVAHPGVFVREEQTYCVLAVQVVAGDGAGLTMGYESAGGTEGMEFLGDGVPEELARKAAGRAVRALHAAKLPGGPMPVVLSSEAGGTMVHEAVGHGLEADLARRGMSVYKEKLGERVGSPLVSIVDDATLPGKRGSFGMDDEGTPGERTVLVDGGILKGFLHDRLSAMKDGVPPTGNGRRESYRHKPIPRMTNTLILPGSTPPEAILSGADRGLLVVKMGGGQVNTVTGDFMFEVAEGYRIEGGKRGEPVRGATITGNGPEVLSMIDRVGSDLGFGIGTCGKDGQGVPVGDAQPTLSIGPPFITVG